The Lepeophtheirus salmonis chromosome 6, UVic_Lsal_1.4, whole genome shotgun sequence DNA window CCGGGGATTTTCCCTCCATCCTTTCTTcgatgaagaaaaagaaaaagcatAACAGGAGTTATCTTCTTACGCTTTTCGACCGAATCCCTCATTAGAGAGTCTTTCAACATTGaagattcaatataattttaaaaagctaAACTAAACTAGTTCTACTTGAAAAGTGATCTTAGTTAGATAACCTAATAAAGGCAatcccaaaaaaatacataatcaaatcATCCTGGATTGGCATAAATGATTGAAAGTCGTTTGTcatttgaagaatttataaGCATTGTGAAAAGTTTTCATTTTCAAGAAATTGTAAATAGCAGAGGAAGTCGACGCCGGTATGTatcaaattggatttatttgaaagaacatatgtattatattttgagtCTGGACTATTACTCGAATTCGAAAGAAAAATCGACTTTACAAAAGCcgacaattttctaaaaattacttgaactcgactgaaaatattcttttagaaAACTTGACTTTAACTCGAATAATCAAATCACGAAATATTCAAGCAATAATTtgtccaatttaaaataaaactcaaaagGACACTGAAAAACAGCATCAGACTCTCTCCTTTCTTATTCAAAGAGGagttgatattatattaaaaagaagaaaacgcattacataataaatgaaaactctgaaaaaatggaattgtgACTGAACTCGAGAATTATGACTCGAAACCAATAGTAGTCTGCACAAGAGTATAATAAGtccaatataattattgttttaagatataaatgatttaaactttcaaaaatgttattacgTAGTCTTACAAAAAGGGTATTGACTATTTCCTAacaaaatgtgtcaaaaaatatgacaatcattaattatttatgtgagcttataaatcttattttgtacaaaaaaaaaaaaaaacaccacgCAGTTTTACTCTGGGTCAacggaaatatatatttaaatattcggaagaatgttataataaatcacaaaaccttttgtGTATTATACAAACTTCAAtagattatttgataatatgtcaattaattttctttctttcttggttatttaaatttagCATTTTGGCATACGTAATATAGAGTCAGATAAAATCataatacgtatatatttaataaggaaatatattcacatatatTCCTAGGAACAAAGAAATTACgcatatcaataatttttgagagtatttttttctttgaattttattccttacacttttaatgtaaataataaaaagtagcaTTGAGTCATTTGTTGCCGAGTGTAAGTTAGTTAGTCAgtaaaagtatatgtatatatgatgaacactttattttgaatgtaaatatatatgtatgaagtaCAACTGTATGTGAATGTAAAATAGACGAGCCTAATCAATTGTACATCGCTCTATTTAACTCTACGAGTACATACATGAAGTTgtactccattttttttaaataaatgtaacatATTATTCGGAAAGAGATTCAATAATctaattattatgaaacatGACTGCATAATGGTGATGAATGCATGTAGCACTAAtcatgttttttataatgaataaaatcccTCAtgatagaaatgaaaaaaattagtagtAGCTTGCTCTTTGCTATCCTTAGAATCAATTAAgtccctttcaaaataaaagtgcaaattaaatataaataaaacaatttcctGTTGATTATACCTAAATACAAGACTTGTaccaaaataagtttttcgatactttttaggaatacacatattttttttttttaaatgctgtcAAGGGCACTGGACTGGGGTTCTTGAATTAGGCACTAGTTCAGaaatttaaggacttttttttcctataaaatttgAAGGATTACGTCAACGGTGggtcatttttttatgacgtaGTAGAACTGCAAGTGCCGGTCCAATACTAATTTAGTATAATACtgttttaaatgtgtcagtacCCCGGTACCACTATAGTACCGTGTTACCGAAAAACAATactgaatatatacataatatattaattattgtatgttTATTCTCCTTTCTAGACAAAGAATATTCGCTATGGTATTTGGTGGCATGGAAGGATTTGACGAAGCAAATGATATGTATGATCGTTTGCAAAATTTAAGAGCTGCAAATGGTATTAAGGTCCTTGGATCCGGTGTGATCAAAGTAGTAAATCGGGTTGAGGATGCTAGAGAAAATTCCTCTCTGGGTAAGTTCATTGTCTAACATGTTACATTgttaaacatataatatgtaaatagcAATTCAAGTGTGAATATAACATAATAGTTAAaaggcaaaatatataaaaaaaaaagtattttcgacCTTGATAAagttttcacattttttatggttttacaaaatcatttcttttaaaaacaatgtttgtTTGGTTTTTAACTAGTAAGTGATCCTTTCTATGATCAAAAGAGTTcctctaataaatatatagaatcaTGGAAAAAAATCGTATATTTAGCAAGTGATGTAAAAAGTCTCCTCAAGAAATCATTTGCTACATTTGAACTATAAATAATGTTAGATGACTGTATTTCTAACAAAATTTAAGTGTTCCATCTAGTTACAATAGTAAACAGTCAACTCATGTAATAAACTTTGTTCaatgacattattttaaatatccagAAAATAATCTATGAAGCATAATATcccatatttataatgataatatatttatacacttgTTAGGCTTTAAGAATAATGGTGAACTCATTATCATGCATATATCTGCCTCAATAGCTATAATAATGACAGatacttaaatatacatagttttacctAAGAAATCCAAttgttaaagttaaatattttactataattagAGGCgcagataatatttattagtgattGTACGATAAATCGGAATCAGATGTCTTTTCTTGTATCGGGATCTgcatcatgaaaaaatatttcatttgccattccaattcttatttctttgtaaatagttgtaaatttttgaatttcttttccaaaaaatattaattctttgtgaacagctttggtttttttgagattttattgccaaaaattaaatggatagggattagttgtggatttttgaaaaaaatttacttatcaaattgtatgtttgaattttttttttcaaaaaaatccaaaaaccaaactcTCCCTTAATATAAtactgtggacgcccctgatagcaatATGGTCTTTTTAAACCaaatctcaaaatatttaagaagCGGCTTCTGGAACTTTTAGTAGAATTgcatcggattttttttttttttttaatcgtcccatcattaATAGTTATAAACTGGTGgtgatgatttttgaaatatataggaTGTACATTGTATAGAAGTATAGTTGCGTAAATGCAATAAGTCCGGAGGGTACAAATTTGGGTTACAAAAAGCACTGAGGGAAGCTTGTCTCTCCAGCCAACTGTGTTCATTCTGTAATTGAAAGGGAAATGATTTTGGGACGTTTTGAACGACTGGTAAGGGAGATGGGACTAATTGTAAGCCATATATTAAGGAAACCCTATCTATGTTGTTCACaaactatatattaatgaaaggAAATAGGTACATTTGtcttcaaaaactaaaaaaaaaacagacatgcaatacttacatatgtataaatacctACGTCTAAACTGCTTGTACATAAGTACATTGCACATCTGGAGAGGATTTTATCTCACAATccgtatattttgttgtttttggcaggagttaatattatgaattaaaataaatttgacatttaaaacgtatatataatttattatgtacaacatttatataggatttttttttaaatgtagggAAATTCAAATACTGCAGTCGTACCAACGGGTGGTGTACAATGTTCACTTATTATACTTTCGTATTCAAAAGcttgataaatatgtaatacatatacaatatatattgctTCATATGTAGAGAGCTGTAATGATCATGGAAATCGTGTCAAGGACCATGAATATGTACGAgtatgtaggtatgtatatgtacatgaTATGTAGATATACGCAATCATGATTGAGTTGGTTCCCCTGAAATGAATTTACCccttttatataactatttaaagaAGGGGCATAACAACGACTATAATATGAACGATGAGACCATCTATGGGATATGCATTTAGATTCAGGTGGGGAAAGGATGTAAATCCTTCCTGTTCATGCATATATTGTATCCGTGTGTTTCTCGTGGAGATAAATATTAACAGAATAATACTCTTCCCAACATAATATGTGTattgtgtatatattatgtacatacatggcATGAAaccttgaaaaaagaaaatttcttcctacataaatacatatataggaaagaaaaaaaaccaactttcAGTGAAAGTTGGTTTATGCTACAACTAAAACGCCTATGAACTGCACTCTCGCCCCCCTGTGTTGTGAATATGATTTCttattatcacttttttttttttcaaaaaaacctttGGGAGGGATCAAagtaaaattatcattattaatttagaaaataataagaaaatcggaaaatatataataatgataacttattctgttttaaaaacaaggaaaaCAATATTATGTTCTTGTACTCAAAGTCAGTGCCACTTATAGGCAGTGGTAGACGAAATACCTGAAAATaattatacctataatataaaaagagaaaatatgatttgaagTACATAACTGTTAAGGaaatctttttcttcttttttttaaattgacctttctttcaaaaaaggaaGGGAGGAAGAAGACATAAGGATGAAAcatctgtcaaaaaaaatggattgtaGAGGGCGTTGCTCTTTAAAGGTCATTTCCTatattccttcttctttttttaaccagTGACGTAAAATGAAACTTCAAACGGCTTAACCTTCATCTGAAAAAAGggattctattttattacattctatcttccaaaaaatccttacatatatttgtttccTCACTTAACCTTCCCTTTTTACTTAATGATATTAGAATTCTTTGTAATAACATTTGGTCCCAGATCATCATACTATAGCGGAAGGAAAAGATTATCGCGTGCAAGAGGAggaggtttgaaaaaaaagtatgtgatatgtacatatactgtATATAATCCGGAAGAGGTGTTTTGGAGATtgaattactaatttaattccCCCCTGTTACACTATTATGTACCTATGTAGGTCAAGTTAATAGGATGAGGGATGCGATGAATGATTGAACTTCCTGTATTTAGATACTTTGTGTGTATTCATATTTGCACCtggtaaatatatttcttcctaattttaattcattctttttctcttatgtacttacatatatagATTGCACACATATGTACAGTATCTCAATTCACAAGTGTATCATGAGTATTTACTCATAAACAATTGgagcaaatataaataattatttaactgttccgtatgatattaaataattattaagacatgcttttataaaaatatatactattgtAACATTGTTCAGAAATCAACGCAAATCCAGTGCCCAATTGTATgagtaaaattaagtattttctgCGAGATGAGAAATACATgcgtatatatatacaaaagagaaatttatatatatatatatatttatttttttaaatgaagaagatcctattaataactaatttgaGGGATAAGTggaaagttgataatattgtagaaaaaaaacgcgtgcaaggagaaggggggggggaatacatatggtatcattgtttaaaatacttatgtgattatcatctgcctgctttattatgatttttgagggtataacgaaagtatttattagaaaaatgtttcatgaagatatactacgtataattgacttaaacgttttttatccgttacagtagattttataacgtcacactgcatgaaattgtaattcattatgaaccttattctcagaataatagctaatgaaacgacaaggtatatatttcgaaatatatttgaagttcaaagtttaaaaaaagaaggctttaattaaatatattctacataataaaaaatataccatcatacatttatgttaaatatacaaaattaaacaattggaatcatataactaataacaataaattatatatacaaaatattgaaataatagattgatccaaataatattttcttgttctgacaccgaaatccagttaaatatgtcataattttaggttgcaaaacataagcgagacgtggagtttaatcaaaaagataatcacccctcttcttcatgtggaagttgctatatacaattttgCACAGGATTGATATATCTCTACTGAtgaaatctaactaattattaataataaagcaaatgtCAGAATcctaaaattagacaataaatatactaattaaaaaaatgttacaaataaatctatcttaaagatttagagtaAAGCTAactatgtagtaatgtccggcgatattaatCCTTATTAAGAccatcaaaaaaagatattttcccagttatttatgcttatatagcaacatactattatcatgaaggatatacacaattgttaattataatgctacacccaatgtaactacccccgttgttgtgaccagttaagcagttgtttttgccttttatgagttttctgaacactatttcttggagcctatcaaccatagctaagtgataaaaaaagtaatatttattgactatgtaatattggaaacataattataatacccaagtctttaagtgaagaaactagtctcagacaaactagttgcgaaccatccaaagctactacccccgttgttgtgaccatttaagcagttgtttctgctatttaatgagttgtgtatcataattcttgatatgtttagctaaaatagaatcatattttagggttagatttaaaaaaagattgaatacttactgttagatagtacaaaattcagagttccatttcgaaattagtaaatattttaaactttttactgataatttgatcgtcatttggtgtggatgactcaaaacatttttatatgtatttctataaatgacatcagtaccaacatcctccattaatttaatgatggttccttgggaagggataggtttacccgtgtatttctccataatttttataaacatagatgattagcattggataaggttatattacatgcaataagcatctttgtgagatcagagttaaagtctgacttgatgtattcatcattaacttgattttttatatgaatatccatgctctggatatgagatgaggataatgagtggcttGTAATTCTAAACAGGGgtctaaaggcacatttatatcgacaaatccgacaagccatctgtttctcatccggtatgtattttccaaattcctgggcctctatttacagaaatccagacagaaggcgacgttattttaggcattttattcagttctctatcgactatcagcatctaatataatattaatattgaataataaaggcgggaatgataacgttcttgattgatagaagaagatgtatattaattaatcaatgatgccataagtatttcttctcttctcctcgcacgcttttccattcttaccaaaattatcacccttccGGATAACCCTGTAAGCTATGCTTGCACTCAATTAATCCACAAGGCCAGCTGcctgtttttcttcttttgactCATTGGCCATTGCCAAAGAGTAGGGCCGCACACATACTTACTGAGTAGTGTGTAATATGTAGtcactattcatattttttatccttcGTGAGTgcgtggatttttttttattgtagtatCTATTAACTCGCCGGGTGCTTTTTCTAAAAAGGCCTTATTTTGTCAAGGAAAATATGGCACATTCAGTTCAAAAAGTGGTCTTAGCCTGTGAAGAGGCAAAAGATGGAGGAGTTGTGGGTGAGTGAGGTTATTTAATTCGATATCTGTCTATGAGGTCCACACATACCTCCAGTAAGAAGAAGGTGAAAGAAATGGATTATTTGTTTTCCTTGTAGGGGAGATGtgaggttctttttttttttttttcctccgcTTGTTATTATTAGTAGATCTAAAGGAAGAcgtgtgatttttttatcatgtccttgattttaaagaaaaggaaattgaaAGGGAGAGTAGAAATTAAAGGCAATAGGCATGAAGGAGGAAGGTAATAGTAAAGGGGGGAGGGAAGTCCAGTATTTTGCAATCAAAGTGGTCGAAATCAAGGTCCTTgtcatgtttttataaatgaagtacatagatttataatttcacttcatatttgatttgattaaatcatgactttttttaatgtaatatttccattcatatttgaaaaaatccttTGAAATTTACCTCGTATACCATAAaattagaagatttttttttttttccccgttatGACTATAATTAAAgtgttattaaattatcaaattacttCAACTTAATTCGATAATATCTGGtctctttttctttcaaaaatagtatccctctatgtatatacatacatatgaaacACAAAACAAAGGGGTGATAATCCCCCTTTctcactttttgaataaattttaaagaaatgttattgtttttttcaatttattgagggtgcttcaaaaaaaaaagctctttATACAGCAAATCCTGTTCTCCTTACAAAACTCacgtattatttttatatatgtaaacatatatTGTACAAAGAATCTACATAGTTCATTGTCATCCATCAGCTATAATCATAGGCTTCATTTCAAGAAGGTCGGGGGCCAGACTTCAcaagatttattatatgaacatgtatattcaatttacttagtatgtaaataaatacaaatttcaagCTCAGCCTATGACTAGTATATCTaataattccttctttattcCGTATATGTAGACCTCTCGAACTGCCAGCTCATTCAAGTCCCGGTTGCTGTTTACTTCATGATGAAGCAAACGACTCTTACATCGGTCAATCTGTCATTCaacgtcatcaaaaaaatatctccaaaGTTTCCTATCCAATTTAATAATCTGACAGGTATGTATCATCCTTCTTTCCCACTTATTGTATTTGTCGTATACTAATATTCCTCACAATCTTATACTATCCTTTTCAGAATTAAATC harbors:
- the Sclp gene encoding leucine-rich repeat-containing protein 40 isoform X1; this encodes MIESRLSFEEFISIVKSFHFQEIVNSRGSRRRQRIFAMVFGGMEGFDEANDMYDRLQNLRAANGIKVLGSGVIKVVNRVEDARENSSLDLSNCQLIQVPVAVYFMMKQTTLTSVNLSFNVIKKISPKFPIQFNNLTELNLSNNQISNLPDEFEECKDLETVDISHNSFISLPFCFYSMPKLKEIKASKNFISDIDVEATQATETIEFIDVEDNPLSRPCLDLLASGNLDTITIKFTSRELEEWEDLSI
- the Sclp gene encoding leucine-rich repeat-containing protein 40 isoform X2 — encoded protein: MIESRLSFEEFISIVKSFHFQEIVNSRGSRRRQRIFAMVFGGMEGFDEANDMYDRLQNLRAANGIKVLGSGVIKVVNRVEDARENSSLDLSNCQLIQVPVAVYFMMKQTTLTSVNLSFNVIKKISPKFPIQFNNLTELNLSNNQISNLPDEFEECKDLETVDISHNSFISLPFCFYSMPKLKEIKASKNFISGFISILQTSMWRLHRLQKPLNSLM